In Salarias fasciatus chromosome 20, fSalaFa1.1, whole genome shotgun sequence, a single window of DNA contains:
- the l1cama gene encoding neural cell adhesion molecule L1.2 isoform X2 codes for MPHTQRQQVCSRGHCSSHLLPLALVLMSLAARPSQAAIHIPSNYHISDLKRPPVITTQPESVTVFSIEDLVMSCEASGNPPPKFRWTKDGEEFDPGSDPEMKVTKDSGSFAFYTLSNTMDTLKQYQGKYVCYASNELGTAMSNEAVLITDVPPSQQKEKKVTEKAEEGNSIVLKCNPPQSSMEPIIHWMDWKLLHIQLSERVVVGKDGSLYFAHLTTEDSRDDYTCNVQYLATRTILAKEPITLTVNPSNSVPRNRRPHMMRPTGAHSTYHTLRGQTLELECIVQGLPTPKLLWVRKDGELSESRTTKEMFDRRLRFTNISETDGGEYQCIAENSQGRAVHTYTVTVEAAPYWTKEPVSQLYAPGETVRLDCQADGIPTPTISWTINGIPLSEIDKDPRRRLTASGSLILEDVNFGDTAIYQCQASNKHGAILTNTNVYVIELSPQILTEDSNTYTFTEGQKALLECETFGSPKPKVLWEGGRMSSLLADYRMNQLTNGGLEISNVTRNDEGTYVCSVLNTTLSITAFLEVFNRTVILSPPQAQKVQPGNTAIFTCQALSDPRLGVPLIQWRKNDQKLFESHSDEKYTFEGEDLMVANVGLDDEGVYTCQVITKMDMAEASATLTLCDRPDPPSLLQISNPKHLSITLSWTPGDDHNSPVQAFVVEFEDQDSKEKGWEELTKVRGDVERATLPLWAYMSYRFRVIAINEEGKSDPSKPSQIHITPAQAPDSNPEDVRSESEDPGTLLITWQKMEQRQFGGPDFKYRVLWRRVVGSGPNWHMNYTTEPPFIVGDVGNFSAFDIKVQAVNEKGVGPEPDPVIGYSAEDVPLESPMDVGIVLIDSTTIKVTWAAINKETVRGHLLGYKIYLTRLGSRSHHRHRRSLESGSTTVVETGPNEERKVISELRPYSSYKLAVAVYNTKGEGPKSEPLPFDTNEGVPGRPMSLILDSPSETEITLHWTPPDEPNGILVGYLLQYQQIIESEDSPMQVETIDDPKVTQLTLRNLDRHSHYRFYLRGRTDTGDGEPITMRGATTLDGAPPVNISVSVGENSANVTWIAKKRHRSVDFQIQYFRKKEGSKGKKTEKVNSSQSSHQLQGLTPGTHYWLHFIYNNNTFYEVEIDTNGTEVTEVQPSFATQGWFIGVVSAIVLLLLILLILCFIKRSKGGKYSVKDKEDGPMDSEARPMKDETFGEYSDLEEKRTASQPSLCEESKLCSQDNLDFNGSSAVTTELNMDESLASQISRPSEGPEAYHGLQDSSLLNPTNVPSATNGMPNSVTILD; via the exons ATGCCTCACACGCAGCGACAGCAGGTGTGCAGTAGGGGGCACTgctcctctcacctcctccccctcgcgCTCGTCCTCATGTCCCTGGCTGCCCGGCCCAGCCAAGCGGCCATACACATACCTTCCAATT ACCACATAAGTGATC TGAAGAGGCCTCCAGTGATCACCACACAGCCGGAGTCTGTCACCGTCTTCAGCATTGAGGACCTCGTCATGAGCTGTGAAGCCTCGGGCAACCCGCCACCCAA gtTCCGATGGACAAAAGACGGAGAGGAGTTTGACCCAGGCAGCGACCCGGAGATGAAAGTCACAAAGGACTCCGGCTCATTTGCATTCTACACTCTCAGTAACACCATGGACACCCTGAAGCAGTACCAAGGAAAATACGTCTGCTATGCATCCAATGAGCTGGGGACAGCCATGTCTAATGAGGCCGTGCTCATCACTGACG TCCCACCATcccagcagaaagaaaagaaggtgACTGAGAAGGCCGAGGAAGGAAACAGCATTGTCCTGAAGTGCAACCCCCCGCAGAGCTCCATGGAGCCCATCATTCACTGGATGGACTGGA AGTTGCTCCATATCCAGCTCAGTGAGCGGGTGGTGGTGGGGAAGGACGGCAGCCTGTACTTTGCCCATTTGACGACTGAGGACAGCAGAGATGACTACACCTGTAATGTCCAGTACCTGGCGACAAGGACAATTCTGGCAAAGGAGCCCATCACTCTGACTGTCAACCCAT CGAACTCGGTACCGCGGAACAGGAGGCCCCACATGATGAGACCTACGGGAGCCCACAGCACGTACCACACCCTCAGGGGCCAGACCCTGGAGCTGGAGTGCATCGTCCAAggcct aCCAACCCCTAAATTGTTGTGGGTGAGGAAGGACGGCGAGCTGTCGGAGTCTCGGACTACTAAAGAGATGTTTGACCGTCGTTTGCGCTTCACTAACATCTCTGAGACAGATGGTGGGGAATACCAGTGTATAGCTGAGAACTCACAGGGGAGAGCTGTGCACACTTACACAGTGACTGTGGAAG CTGCTCCGTACTGGACCAAAGAGCCGGTCAGTCAGCTGTACGCTCCAGGCGAGACTGTAAGGCTGGACTGTCAGGCAGATGGCATCCCCACCCCGACTATCAGCTGGACCATCAACGGCATCCCCCTCTCAG AGATAGATAAAGACCCCAGACGCAGACTGACGGCGAGCGGATCGCTCATCCTTGAGGATGTCAACTTTGGAGACACTGCAATCTACCAGTGCCAGGCCAGCAACAAGCATGGAGCCATCCTCACCAACACCAACGTCTACGTCATTG AGCTGTCTCCACAAATCCTCACTGAGGACAGCAACACGTACACGTTTACAGAGGGCCAGAAAGCTTTACTGGAGTGTGAAACCTTTGGCTCGCCTAAACCTAAAGTCCTCTG GGAGGGGGGCAGAATGTCCTCCCTACTGGCAGATTACAGAATGAACCAACTCACCAACGGAGGGCTTGAGATATCTAATGTCACCCGCAATGATGAGGGCACCTACGTCTGCTCTGTACTGAACACCACCTTGTCCATCACCGCTTTTCTGGAAGTGTTCA ACAGGACAGTGATCCTGTCACCTCCGCAGGCGCAGAAGGTGCAGCCTGGAAACACAGCAATCTTCACCTGTCAGGCGCTCAGTGACCCCCGACTCGGCGTCCCGCTCATCCAGTGGAGGAAGAACGACCAGAAGCTGTTTGAATCTCACAGTGACGAGAA ATACACTTTTGAAGGAGAAGACCTCATGGTGGCTAATGTAGGACTCGACGATGAGGGCGTCTACACCTGCCAGGTCATCACAAAGATGGACATGGCTGAAGCCAGTGCCACGCTCACTCTATGTG ATCGTCCGgaccctccgtctctcctccagatCAGTAATCCGAAACACCTGTCCATCACTCTCAGCTGGACTCCTGGAGATGACCACAACAGCCCTGTGCAAG cgtttGTGGTGGAGTTTGAAGACCAAGATTCAAAAGAGAAGGGCTGGGAGGAGCTGACGAAAGTACGAGGAGATGTGGAGCGAGCCACCCTACCTCTGTGGGCCTACATGTCTTACCGTTTCCGGGTCATTGCCATTAATGAAGAGGGTAAAAGTGACCCCAGCAAGCCCTCTCAAATCCACATTACACCTGCTCAGG CTCCAGACAGTAACCCCGAGGACGTTAGGAGTGAGTCTGAAGACCCGGGCACTCTGCTCATCACCTGGCAG AAAATGGAACAACGTCAATTCGGTGGACCTGACTTCAAGTACCGGGTGCTGTGGAGGCGGGTGGTGGGCAGCGGACCCAACTGGCACATGAACTACACGACCGAACCGCCCTTCATTGTCGGCGACGTTGGAAACTTCTCTGCCTTTGATATCAAAGTGCAGGCCGTCAATGAGAAAGGGGTAGGACCCGAGCCGGACCCTGTGATCGGATACTCCGCAGAAGATG TTCCATTAGAGTCTCCGATGGATGTTGGTATTGTACTAATAGACAGTACTACGATCAAAGTGACCTGGGCAGCAATAAACAaggagacagtcagaggacaccTTCTCGGATACAAG ATCTACCTGACCAGGTTGGGCTCCAGGAGCCATCACCGGCACCGAAGGTCCTTGGAGTCTGGGAGCACTACGGTGGTGGAGACCGGGCCCAATGAGGAGAGGAAGGTCATCAGCGAGCTGCGGCCGTACTCCTCCTACAAGTTGGCCGTCGCCGTGTACAACACAAAAGGAGAAGGACCAAAATCGGAGCCGCTGCCCTTCGACACCAACGAGGGAG TCCCGGGTCGTCCCATGTCCCTGATACTGGACAGCCCATCAGAGACAGAAATCACCCTCCACTGGACGCCTCCTGACGAGCCCAACGGAATCCTTGTTGGATATTTGCTGCAGTACCAACAGA TTATAGAGAGTGAAGACAGCCCCATGCAGGTCGAGACAATAGATGACCCCAAAGTCACCCAGCTCACGCTGAGAAACCTGGACCGCCACAGCCACTACCGCTTCTACCTCAGGGGGCGCACTGACACTGGCGATGGAGAGCCGATCACAATGAGGGGGGCCACCACACTCGatggag CTCCTCCTGTCAACATCAGCGTGTCAGTTGGGGAGAATTCAGCCAACGTGACCTGGATAGCCAAGAAGAGACACCGATCTGTTGACTTCCAGATCCAGTATTTCAggaaaaagg AGGGCAGTAAGGGGAAGAAGACGGAGAAGGTGAACTCGTCTCAGTCCTCCCACCAGCTCCAGGGCTTGACTCCAGGCACTCATTATTGGCTACACTTCatctacaacaacaacaccttCTACGAGGTTGAGATCGACACAAACGGGACAG AAGTGACTGAGGTGCAGCCGAGCTTTGCGACCCAGGGCTGGTTCATCGGCGTGGTGAGCGCcatcgtgctgctgctgctgatactGCTCATCCTCTGCTTCATTAAGAGGAGCAAAGGGGGAAAATACTCAG TGAAAGACAAAGAAGACGGTCCGATGGACTCAGAAGCGCGGCCCATGAAGGACGAAACTTTCGGGGAGTACAG CGACCTGGAAGAGAAGCGGACCGCCAGCCAGCCGTCTCTGTGCGAGGAGAGCAAGCTGTGCAGCCAGGACAACCTGGACTTCAACGGCAGCAGCGCCGTCACCACCGAGCTCAACATGGACGAGTCCCTGGCCAGCCAGATCAGCCGTCCCAGCGAGGGCCCGGAGGCGTACCACGGCCTGCAGGACAGCTCCCTGCTGAACCCCACCAACGTCCCCTCGGCCACCAACGGCATGCCCAACTCAGTCACCATCCTCGATTAG
- the l1cama gene encoding neural cell adhesion molecule L1.2 isoform X3 — MPHTQRQQVCSRGHCSSHLLPLALVLMSLAARPSQAAIHIPSNLKRPPVITTQPESVTVFSIEDLVMSCEASGNPPPKFRWTKDGEEFDPGSDPEMKVTKDSGSFAFYTLSNTMDTLKQYQGKYVCYASNELGTAMSNEAVLITDVPPSQQKEKKVTEKAEEGNSIVLKCNPPQSSMEPIIHWMDWKLLHIQLSERVVVGKDGSLYFAHLTTEDSRDDYTCNVQYLATRTILAKEPITLTVNPSNSVPRNRRPHMMRPTGAHSTYHTLRGQTLELECIVQGLPTPKLLWVRKDGELSESRTTKEMFDRRLRFTNISETDGGEYQCIAENSQGRAVHTYTVTVEAAPYWTKEPVSQLYAPGETVRLDCQADGIPTPTISWTINGIPLSEIDKDPRRRLTASGSLILEDVNFGDTAIYQCQASNKHGAILTNTNVYVIELSPQILTEDSNTYTFTEGQKALLECETFGSPKPKVLWEGGRMSSLLADYRMNQLTNGGLEISNVTRNDEGTYVCSVLNTTLSITAFLEVFNRTVILSPPQAQKVQPGNTAIFTCQALSDPRLGVPLIQWRKNDQKLFESHSDEKYTFEGEDLMVANVGLDDEGVYTCQVITKMDMAEASATLTLCDRPDPPSLLQISNPKHLSITLSWTPGDDHNSPVQAFVVEFEDQDSKEKGWEELTKVRGDVERATLPLWAYMSYRFRVIAINEEGKSDPSKPSQIHITPAQAPDSNPEDVRSESEDPGTLLITWQKMEQRQFGGPDFKYRVLWRRVVGSGPNWHMNYTTEPPFIVGDVGNFSAFDIKVQAVNEKGVGPEPDPVIGYSAEDVPLESPMDVGIVLIDSTTIKVTWAAINKETVRGHLLGYKIYLTRLGSRSHHRHRRSLESGSTTVVETGPNEERKVISELRPYSSYKLAVAVYNTKGEGPKSEPLPFDTNEGVPGRPMSLILDSPSETEITLHWTPPDEPNGILVGYLLQYQQIIESEDSPMQVETIDDPKVTQLTLRNLDRHSHYRFYLRGRTDTGDGEPITMRGATTLDGAPPVNISVSVGENSANVTWIAKKRHRSVDFQIQYFRKKEGSKGKKTEKVNSSQSSHQLQGLTPGTHYWLHFIYNNNTFYEVEIDTNGTEVTEVQPSFATQGWFIGVVSAIVLLLLILLILCFIKRSKGGKYSVKDKEDGPMDSEARPMKDETFGEYRSLESDLEEKRTASQPSLCEESKLCSQDNLDFNGSSAVTTELNMDESLASQISRPSEGPEAYHGLQDSSLLNPTNVPSATNGMPNSVTILD; from the exons ATGCCTCACACGCAGCGACAGCAGGTGTGCAGTAGGGGGCACTgctcctctcacctcctccccctcgcgCTCGTCCTCATGTCCCTGGCTGCCCGGCCCAGCCAAGCGGCCATACACATACCTTCCAATT TGAAGAGGCCTCCAGTGATCACCACACAGCCGGAGTCTGTCACCGTCTTCAGCATTGAGGACCTCGTCATGAGCTGTGAAGCCTCGGGCAACCCGCCACCCAA gtTCCGATGGACAAAAGACGGAGAGGAGTTTGACCCAGGCAGCGACCCGGAGATGAAAGTCACAAAGGACTCCGGCTCATTTGCATTCTACACTCTCAGTAACACCATGGACACCCTGAAGCAGTACCAAGGAAAATACGTCTGCTATGCATCCAATGAGCTGGGGACAGCCATGTCTAATGAGGCCGTGCTCATCACTGACG TCCCACCATcccagcagaaagaaaagaaggtgACTGAGAAGGCCGAGGAAGGAAACAGCATTGTCCTGAAGTGCAACCCCCCGCAGAGCTCCATGGAGCCCATCATTCACTGGATGGACTGGA AGTTGCTCCATATCCAGCTCAGTGAGCGGGTGGTGGTGGGGAAGGACGGCAGCCTGTACTTTGCCCATTTGACGACTGAGGACAGCAGAGATGACTACACCTGTAATGTCCAGTACCTGGCGACAAGGACAATTCTGGCAAAGGAGCCCATCACTCTGACTGTCAACCCAT CGAACTCGGTACCGCGGAACAGGAGGCCCCACATGATGAGACCTACGGGAGCCCACAGCACGTACCACACCCTCAGGGGCCAGACCCTGGAGCTGGAGTGCATCGTCCAAggcct aCCAACCCCTAAATTGTTGTGGGTGAGGAAGGACGGCGAGCTGTCGGAGTCTCGGACTACTAAAGAGATGTTTGACCGTCGTTTGCGCTTCACTAACATCTCTGAGACAGATGGTGGGGAATACCAGTGTATAGCTGAGAACTCACAGGGGAGAGCTGTGCACACTTACACAGTGACTGTGGAAG CTGCTCCGTACTGGACCAAAGAGCCGGTCAGTCAGCTGTACGCTCCAGGCGAGACTGTAAGGCTGGACTGTCAGGCAGATGGCATCCCCACCCCGACTATCAGCTGGACCATCAACGGCATCCCCCTCTCAG AGATAGATAAAGACCCCAGACGCAGACTGACGGCGAGCGGATCGCTCATCCTTGAGGATGTCAACTTTGGAGACACTGCAATCTACCAGTGCCAGGCCAGCAACAAGCATGGAGCCATCCTCACCAACACCAACGTCTACGTCATTG AGCTGTCTCCACAAATCCTCACTGAGGACAGCAACACGTACACGTTTACAGAGGGCCAGAAAGCTTTACTGGAGTGTGAAACCTTTGGCTCGCCTAAACCTAAAGTCCTCTG GGAGGGGGGCAGAATGTCCTCCCTACTGGCAGATTACAGAATGAACCAACTCACCAACGGAGGGCTTGAGATATCTAATGTCACCCGCAATGATGAGGGCACCTACGTCTGCTCTGTACTGAACACCACCTTGTCCATCACCGCTTTTCTGGAAGTGTTCA ACAGGACAGTGATCCTGTCACCTCCGCAGGCGCAGAAGGTGCAGCCTGGAAACACAGCAATCTTCACCTGTCAGGCGCTCAGTGACCCCCGACTCGGCGTCCCGCTCATCCAGTGGAGGAAGAACGACCAGAAGCTGTTTGAATCTCACAGTGACGAGAA ATACACTTTTGAAGGAGAAGACCTCATGGTGGCTAATGTAGGACTCGACGATGAGGGCGTCTACACCTGCCAGGTCATCACAAAGATGGACATGGCTGAAGCCAGTGCCACGCTCACTCTATGTG ATCGTCCGgaccctccgtctctcctccagatCAGTAATCCGAAACACCTGTCCATCACTCTCAGCTGGACTCCTGGAGATGACCACAACAGCCCTGTGCAAG cgtttGTGGTGGAGTTTGAAGACCAAGATTCAAAAGAGAAGGGCTGGGAGGAGCTGACGAAAGTACGAGGAGATGTGGAGCGAGCCACCCTACCTCTGTGGGCCTACATGTCTTACCGTTTCCGGGTCATTGCCATTAATGAAGAGGGTAAAAGTGACCCCAGCAAGCCCTCTCAAATCCACATTACACCTGCTCAGG CTCCAGACAGTAACCCCGAGGACGTTAGGAGTGAGTCTGAAGACCCGGGCACTCTGCTCATCACCTGGCAG AAAATGGAACAACGTCAATTCGGTGGACCTGACTTCAAGTACCGGGTGCTGTGGAGGCGGGTGGTGGGCAGCGGACCCAACTGGCACATGAACTACACGACCGAACCGCCCTTCATTGTCGGCGACGTTGGAAACTTCTCTGCCTTTGATATCAAAGTGCAGGCCGTCAATGAGAAAGGGGTAGGACCCGAGCCGGACCCTGTGATCGGATACTCCGCAGAAGATG TTCCATTAGAGTCTCCGATGGATGTTGGTATTGTACTAATAGACAGTACTACGATCAAAGTGACCTGGGCAGCAATAAACAaggagacagtcagaggacaccTTCTCGGATACAAG ATCTACCTGACCAGGTTGGGCTCCAGGAGCCATCACCGGCACCGAAGGTCCTTGGAGTCTGGGAGCACTACGGTGGTGGAGACCGGGCCCAATGAGGAGAGGAAGGTCATCAGCGAGCTGCGGCCGTACTCCTCCTACAAGTTGGCCGTCGCCGTGTACAACACAAAAGGAGAAGGACCAAAATCGGAGCCGCTGCCCTTCGACACCAACGAGGGAG TCCCGGGTCGTCCCATGTCCCTGATACTGGACAGCCCATCAGAGACAGAAATCACCCTCCACTGGACGCCTCCTGACGAGCCCAACGGAATCCTTGTTGGATATTTGCTGCAGTACCAACAGA TTATAGAGAGTGAAGACAGCCCCATGCAGGTCGAGACAATAGATGACCCCAAAGTCACCCAGCTCACGCTGAGAAACCTGGACCGCCACAGCCACTACCGCTTCTACCTCAGGGGGCGCACTGACACTGGCGATGGAGAGCCGATCACAATGAGGGGGGCCACCACACTCGatggag CTCCTCCTGTCAACATCAGCGTGTCAGTTGGGGAGAATTCAGCCAACGTGACCTGGATAGCCAAGAAGAGACACCGATCTGTTGACTTCCAGATCCAGTATTTCAggaaaaagg AGGGCAGTAAGGGGAAGAAGACGGAGAAGGTGAACTCGTCTCAGTCCTCCCACCAGCTCCAGGGCTTGACTCCAGGCACTCATTATTGGCTACACTTCatctacaacaacaacaccttCTACGAGGTTGAGATCGACACAAACGGGACAG AAGTGACTGAGGTGCAGCCGAGCTTTGCGACCCAGGGCTGGTTCATCGGCGTGGTGAGCGCcatcgtgctgctgctgctgatactGCTCATCCTCTGCTTCATTAAGAGGAGCAAAGGGGGAAAATACTCAG TGAAAGACAAAGAAGACGGTCCGATGGACTCAGAAGCGCGGCCCATGAAGGACGAAACTTTCGGGGAGTACAG ATCTCTAGAAAG CGACCTGGAAGAGAAGCGGACCGCCAGCCAGCCGTCTCTGTGCGAGGAGAGCAAGCTGTGCAGCCAGGACAACCTGGACTTCAACGGCAGCAGCGCCGTCACCACCGAGCTCAACATGGACGAGTCCCTGGCCAGCCAGATCAGCCGTCCCAGCGAGGGCCCGGAGGCGTACCACGGCCTGCAGGACAGCTCCCTGCTGAACCCCACCAACGTCCCCTCGGCCACCAACGGCATGCCCAACTCAGTCACCATCCTCGATTAG